A region of the Flavobacteriaceae bacterium MAR_2010_188 genome:
ACAAAGCCGGAATCACATATTTACCACCCGAAGTCTTGAACATTTCCTTTTTACGGCCGGTAATCTTTAAAAAACCGTCTGGATCAACTTCACCCTTATCGCCGGTATGAAAGTAATTTCCAGTCATCACTTCTTCAGTTTTCTTGGGTTCGTTATAGTAACCGAGCATAACGTTTGGTCCTTTTATAAGTATTTCGCCATCATCCGCGATTTTTACTTCAACATTATCAATTGGTTTACCAACGGTACCAACCTTAAACATTTTCTCTTTATACTGCCCAACACTTACTACAGGAGAAGTTTCAGTAAGTCCGTAACCTTCCATAACCTGCATTCCGGCCGCACAAAATATTCTGGTTAATCTCGGTTGCAATGGTGCGCTCCCAGAAACCATAGTATGCAATTCACCACCAAGTGCAGCTCGCCATTTGCTAAAGACTAATTTGTTAGCAATCTTTAGTTGACTTTCGTACCAAAAACCATTTTTACCGTAAGGTTCCCATTTTTCACCTAAATCTAGCGCCCAGAAAAACATTTTCTTTTTTGCGCCACTTAAAGCCGAACCTTTGGCATAAATTTTATCATATACCTTTTCTAAAAGTCGAGGGACCACGCTCATTAGATTGGGTTTGATTTCTTGTGCGTTTTCTGCTATCTTATCGATGCCTTCAGCATAATAGATAGAGGTGCCAGCATACTGATATATATAAATAAGAACTCGTTCGAAAATATGGCAAATTGGTAGGAAGCTTAGTATACGGGTCCCTTCTCCACTTACTGGTAGACGTTTGGCCGAATCGATTGCGTTGGAAGCTATATTTTTGTGTGAAAGCATGACGCCTTTTGGCTTTCCGGTTGTACCAGAAGTATAGATAATAGTGGCTAGGTCGTTTACCTTAACCTCCTTTTTTCTTGACTCAACTTCAGCTTGATTATCTTCATCCTTACCTAAACGAAACAATTCTGAATAATGGGGACAGCTTTTAATCTCATCGAACGAATAAATACCTTTTAAAGAGGTGTTTCCCTTTACCGCATTAACCTTGGCTAAAACTTCTTCATCCGAGACAAAGCAATAAGTTGAGCCAGAGTGGTTAAGGACGTATTCATAATCTTCAGCAGAAATGGTCGGATAAATTGGTACGTTTTGGGCACCAATCTGCAGGACGCCAATATCCATGATATTCCATTCTGTTCGATTGGTAGAAGAAATAATGGCAATCTTATCATCTTTCTTTACGCCAAGCTTAAGCAGGGCCCGACTTACGGCATTTGCTTTATCTATATATTCCTGAGTAGATGTAGGTTTCCATTCCCCATTGTATTTTGTATTTAATGCATTCGAAAGATTATGATGTTCTAATTGGTAATAAGGAAAGTCGAACAATCGGGAAGGTTTCTTCATAAGAATCGCATGGTTTGAGTCCATGCAAATTATGAAATTTAATAGGATTATCAAATGTGGTCTAAAAAATATGCGCTTTTGCTAAATTAAGTGGTCATAAATCTTTAATCTCACAATGCTAATCGTGATTTTCAAGCCACTCCCTTGCATTAACAAATGCTTCTAGCCATGGAGAAACTTTATCTTCTCGATTTTTAGGGTAATACGCCCAATTCCAAGGAAAAGTAGATCTTTCTATATGTGGCATTGTAACTAAATGTCTTCCGCTGATATCGCACATCATTGCGGTATTAAACTTAGAATGATTTGGGTTTGCTGGATAACCTTCGTAACCATATTTAGCAACAATTTGGTATTTGCTCTCTTCATATGGAAAATCAAATTTTCCTTCCCCGTGAGAAATCCAAACGCCTAGCGTACTCCCTTCCAAAGAAGAGAGCATCACCGAATTATTCTTTTCGATGGTTACGGAAGTAAATGCGCTCTCGTGTTTATGGGAGTCGTTATAAGTTAGCTTCCCGTGTTTTTCGTGTTCTGGATTTACGAGACCCAATTCCATCCAAAGTTGAGCACCATTACAGATACCAACCGATAAAGTGTCGTCTCGTTTAAAGAAATTCTCTAGTGCAGATTTGGCTTTTTCATTATAGAGAAATGCTCCGGCCCAACCTTTAGCCGATCCTAAAACATCACTATTGCTAAATCCGCCTACTGCTCCAATAAACTGAATATCTTCTAAAGTTTCTCTTCCGCTGATTAAGTCGGTCATATGTACGTCCTTAACGTCGAAACCGGCTAGATACATGGCATTGGCCATTTCTCTTTCTGAGTTCGAACCTTTTTCGCGAATAACCGCAGCCTTAGGTCTTTTACTGTCATTGCGAGCTGTTTTCGGCGAAGCAATCCCATCACTAGAAGCAGATTGCTTCACTTCGTTCGCAATGACGTCTTTAATTTTACCAGTAAAATGATCAGGAAACTTATAGGTAAGCGGTTGATTTTTATAATTCTCGTAGCGTTCTTTTGCAAGGTTGCCGGCAGTCTGTTTTTGATCCAGCAAGAATGACGTTTTGTACCACATATCCCGAAGTCTAGAAACAGTCAACGTAAAGACTTCATCTTCATTAATCACGCTAAGAACATCAGATTCGGTGACTCTTCCTATTTTGAAAAATTCAATTTTCTTTGAAGATAATAGGGTTTCAATAGAGTCATCTTTAGCTTGAAAAACAATCCCCGCATTTTCAGAAAATAATAATTTGACTGAATCTTTTTCGTTTAGTTCGCTAAGGTCTAATTCTGCTCCAAGATTATTATCCGCAAAGCACATTTCTAACAAAGTGGTTACCAGTCCGCCGGAAGCCACATCATGCCCTGCAACAATCAATTTAGATTTTATTAATTCTTGAATGGTATTGAACACAGTCTTGAGGTATTCAGCACTTTTAACGGTGGGAACTTCTTTACCGACTTTGTTCAAGATCTGAGCAAAAGAACTACCGCCTA
Encoded here:
- a CDS encoding long-chain acyl-CoA synthetase, with product MDSNHAILMKKPSRLFDFPYYQLEHHNLSNALNTKYNGEWKPTSTQEYIDKANAVSRALLKLGVKKDDKIAIISSTNRTEWNIMDIGVLQIGAQNVPIYPTISAEDYEYVLNHSGSTYCFVSDEEVLAKVNAVKGNTSLKGIYSFDEIKSCPHYSELFRLGKDEDNQAEVESRKKEVKVNDLATIIYTSGTTGKPKGVMLSHKNIASNAIDSAKRLPVSGEGTRILSFLPICHIFERVLIYIYQYAGTSIYYAEGIDKIAENAQEIKPNLMSVVPRLLEKVYDKIYAKGSALSGAKKKMFFWALDLGEKWEPYGKNGFWYESQLKIANKLVFSKWRAALGGELHTMVSGSAPLQPRLTRIFCAAGMQVMEGYGLTETSPVVSVGQYKEKMFKVGTVGKPIDNVEVKIADDGEILIKGPNVMLGYYNEPKKTEEVMTGNYFHTGDKGEVDPDGFLKITGRKKEMFKTSGGKYVIPALLENDLKRSRFIEQVMVVGEGEKMPAAIIQPNFEFIKEWIDRKKLDIKKSESAIVKSEEVIVRIQKEIDECNEHFGKWEQIKRFELTKDVWTVEGGQLTPTMKMKRDTIREIYKDLYDKIYR